A single window of Haloferax marinisediminis DNA harbors:
- a CDS encoding NAD-dependent epimerase/dehydratase family protein has product MVTGGTGFIGSYVALDLLEAGHDVVAYDLSTDPRILEKLGIADDVTIRRGDVTDPTDVVRAVKETGTTHIIHLAALLTTTARANPRAALDVNVMGTNNIFEAARALSDQVERVAWASSAAVYAPPTNYGDDFVTESDLVYPDTLYGATKEYNEHQARVYYEDFGVSHVAIRPTVAYGPYRETGGSAFLANIVEKPALGEAFSVDYGDQVIDWQHVRDIAQAFRKAAFTPDEDLTQRVYNVRGELATIREAAEMVEEIIPDADLTVSDEGELPWTQRLDMTKAQDDLGYDPEYDLETGFRDYINVLRKENGLDPV; this is encoded by the coding sequence ATGGTCACCGGCGGAACCGGGTTCATCGGTTCGTACGTCGCACTGGACCTCCTCGAAGCGGGCCACGACGTCGTCGCCTACGACCTCTCGACCGACCCTCGAATCTTAGAGAAACTCGGTATCGCCGACGACGTGACGATACGCCGCGGTGACGTAACCGACCCGACCGACGTCGTGCGGGCAGTCAAAGAGACGGGGACGACACACATCATCCACCTCGCGGCGCTCTTGACGACGACTGCACGGGCGAATCCACGCGCCGCCCTCGACGTGAACGTGATGGGGACGAACAACATCTTCGAGGCCGCACGGGCGCTCTCCGACCAGGTCGAGCGCGTAGCGTGGGCTTCCTCCGCGGCAGTCTACGCGCCGCCGACGAACTACGGTGACGACTTCGTCACCGAGTCGGACCTCGTCTATCCAGACACGCTCTACGGGGCGACCAAAGAGTACAACGAGCATCAAGCGCGCGTCTACTACGAGGACTTCGGCGTCTCACACGTCGCCATCCGACCGACAGTCGCCTACGGACCGTACCGTGAGACCGGTGGGTCGGCGTTCCTCGCGAACATCGTCGAAAAGCCTGCACTGGGCGAAGCCTTCAGCGTCGACTACGGCGACCAGGTCATCGACTGGCAGCACGTCCGCGACATCGCACAGGCGTTCCGGAAAGCCGCGTTCACGCCAGACGAAGACCTGACGCAGCGTGTCTACAACGTCCGTGGCGAACTCGCGACGATTCGCGAGGCGGCAGAGATGGTCGAGGAAATCATTCCAGACGCAGACCTCACCGTCTCCGACGAGGGCGAACTGCCGTGGACCCAACGCCTCGACATGACGAAGGCACAGGACGACCTCGGCTACGACCCCGAGTACGACCTCGAAACTGGGTTCCGCGACTACATCAACGTCCTTCGCAAAGAAAACGGACTGGACCCAGTCTAA
- a CDS encoding cupin domain-containing protein: MYDRVNLSDLELHENTIADGRVRAVGYELRPKKMRPSVWVFESGEHSTKHYQKEQEELYHVLSGQFEMTFFDDEGDETEALTLEPGDVVVVSPDEVRQLGCVEDGEVFIVGAPNAKDDGVVVD; encoded by the coding sequence ATGTACGACCGTGTCAACCTCTCCGACCTCGAACTGCACGAAAATACGATTGCAGATGGACGCGTTCGCGCCGTCGGCTACGAACTCCGACCGAAGAAGATGCGCCCGTCAGTGTGGGTCTTCGAATCCGGTGAACACAGCACCAAACACTACCAGAAAGAACAGGAGGAGCTCTATCATGTCCTCTCGGGGCAGTTCGAGATGACGTTTTTCGACGACGAAGGAGACGAGACGGAGGCGCTCACACTGGAACCCGGTGACGTCGTCGTCGTCTCCCCTGACGAAGTCCGCCAACTCGGTTGTGTCGAAGACGGTGAGGTGTTCATTGTCGGTGCGCCGAACGCGAAGGACGACGGTGTCGTTGTGGACTGA